In Candidatus Kaistella beijingensis, a genomic segment contains:
- the rlmN gene encoding 23S rRNA (adenine(2503)-C(2))-methyltransferase RlmN, whose translation MKDIRTLSLEQLKDYFATIGEKPFRAKQVYDWLWSKNLHSIEEMTNLSKELREKISQEYIINPISVDQLQKSTDGTIKNGVKLHDGLLVESVLIPTETRTTACVSSQVGCSLNCEFCATARLKRMRNLEVAEIVDQVALIDRQSKLYFDRPLSNIVFMGMGEPMMNYKNVVEAIRKITKPEGLGMSPRRITVSTSGIPKMIKMLADEDLKVKLALSLHSAVEKTRNEIMPFSEKFPLTEIMDSLKYWYEKTGNVVTFEYCVWGGINDKDEDIKALIKYCRQVPSKVNLIQYNPIGEGKFDHRSITAEEKYVRELTKAGITVMVRRSRGGDIDAACGQLANKTGE comes from the coding sequence ATGAAAGATATTCGGACATTAAGTTTAGAACAGCTTAAAGATTATTTTGCAACAATCGGCGAAAAACCTTTCCGCGCGAAGCAGGTTTACGATTGGTTGTGGAGTAAAAATCTGCATTCCATCGAGGAAATGACGAATCTTTCAAAAGAATTGCGGGAAAAAATTTCGCAAGAATATATCATTAATCCAATCTCGGTTGACCAATTGCAAAAATCTACAGACGGAACAATTAAAAACGGGGTGAAACTTCACGACGGACTTTTAGTAGAATCTGTCTTAATTCCAACAGAAACTCGTACTACAGCTTGTGTTTCTTCGCAGGTCGGCTGTTCTTTGAATTGTGAATTCTGCGCAACTGCACGTTTGAAAAGAATGCGAAATCTGGAAGTTGCAGAAATTGTGGACCAGGTTGCCTTAATTGACCGACAAAGCAAACTATATTTCGACCGACCTCTTTCAAATATTGTGTTCATGGGAATGGGAGAACCAATGATGAACTACAAAAACGTGGTTGAAGCCATCCGAAAAATAACAAAACCGGAAGGTTTGGGAATGTCACCTCGAAGAATTACCGTTTCCACATCGGGAATTCCGAAGATGATTAAAATGTTGGCGGATGAAGATCTGAAGGTGAAATTGGCGCTTTCATTACACTCTGCGGTTGAGAAAACAAGAAACGAAATCATGCCTTTTTCAGAGAAATTTCCACTAACCGAAATCATGGATTCCCTAAAATATTGGTATGAAAAAACAGGAAATGTCGTCACTTTCGAATACTGTGTATGGGGCGGAATTAATGACAAAGATGAAGACATCAAAGCATTAATCAAGTATTGCAGACAAGTTCCAAGCAAAGTAAACCTCATTCAATATAATCCAATTGGTGAAGGAAAATTCGACCATAGAAGCATTACAGCGGAAGAAAAATATGTTCGTGAACTCACAAAAGCCGGAATTACCGTGATGGTTAGAAGAAGTAGAGGCGGAGATATTGACGCAGCTTGCGGACAATTGGCGAATAAAACTGGCGAATAA